A stretch of the Clostridiales bacterium genome encodes the following:
- a CDS encoding MMPL family transporter — translation MKGFTKGLVQHRILVIVLCIALVVPSVLGMVRTKTKYDLLYYLPQDLETVQGQEILLKDFGKGAFSLLVTEGMNLKEQADMENALKEIPHVDSVIGYASLTKGTLPVEIIPDDIREKFQRGDCMLSAVFFDEGSSSEETMEAISQVRKVAGEKTFVSGLSAVVTDTRQLVEDQEAIYVAIAVALCAVVLMLTMDSFLLPLIFLLCIAVSVLWNMGSNYFLGEISYITKAVAAVLQLAVTLDYSIFLWHSYKEQKALTDDKDEAMANAIRLTFTSILGSSLTTIAGFVSICFMSFTLGKDLGIVMSKGVILGVLGTVTLLPCVIRALDGAIEKTSHKPLLPDVSGIGRFVTKHYKVLAVILLVMIIPAFYGYRNVNVYYDMSKVMPPELESVQANKKLEETFDMSTTHLLLVDADVSQKDVRDMTKEMQQVDGVKSVVGIDSLLGAGIPESILPEDVLSVVKGDRYQLMLVNSAYVISSDEVNAQIDSLNAILKKYDKGGILIGEAPCTKDLIACTDRDFTVVSLISIIAIFVIIMLVQRSVSLPVLLVAVIELAIAANLCIPYYLKQELPFVGPILISTIQLGATVDYAILMTTRYKQNRLAGKDKKEAVQDAVASAAQSVLVSGLGFFAATYGVGLYSNVAIISSMCRLIARGALLSVAVVLLLLPAVLLIMDKVIVHTTAGMKKATC, via the coding sequence ATGAAAGGATTTACCAAGGGACTGGTTCAGCACCGGATACTGGTCATCGTCCTGTGCATTGCGCTGGTGGTGCCGTCTGTGCTGGGCATGGTCCGGACAAAGACCAAATATGACCTGCTGTATTATCTGCCGCAGGACCTGGAAACTGTCCAGGGCCAGGAGATTCTGCTGAAGGATTTCGGCAAGGGCGCTTTTTCCCTGCTGGTTACGGAGGGCATGAACCTGAAGGAGCAGGCGGACATGGAAAACGCCCTGAAGGAAATACCGCATGTGGATTCCGTCATCGGGTACGCTTCCCTGACAAAGGGAACGCTGCCCGTGGAAATCATCCCGGATGATATTCGGGAGAAGTTCCAGCGGGGCGACTGTATGCTTTCCGCCGTCTTCTTTGATGAAGGTTCCTCCTCTGAGGAAACCATGGAAGCTATCAGTCAGGTACGGAAGGTTGCCGGTGAAAAGACCTTTGTAAGCGGCCTTTCCGCGGTCGTGACCGATACCAGGCAGCTGGTGGAAGACCAGGAAGCGATCTATGTCGCCATTGCCGTGGCGCTGTGCGCCGTTGTGCTGATGCTGACCATGGACTCGTTCCTGCTGCCGCTGATCTTCCTGCTCTGCATTGCTGTTTCTGTACTGTGGAACATGGGCAGCAATTATTTCCTGGGCGAGATCAGCTATATCACCAAGGCGGTGGCTGCCGTGCTGCAGCTGGCTGTGACGCTGGACTATTCCATTTTCCTGTGGCACAGCTACAAGGAGCAGAAAGCCCTGACGGACGACAAGGATGAAGCCATGGCGAATGCCATCCGGCTGACCTTCACTTCCATCCTGGGCTCCTCCCTGACCACGATCGCCGGCTTTGTGAGCATCTGCTTCATGAGTTTCACCCTGGGCAAAGACCTGGGCATTGTGATGAGCAAGGGCGTAATCCTGGGCGTGCTTGGCACGGTGACGCTGCTGCCCTGTGTGATCCGGGCGCTGGACGGCGCGATCGAAAAAACGAGCCACAAACCGCTGCTGCCTGATGTGAGCGGCATCGGCCGGTTCGTTACGAAACACTATAAAGTGCTAGCTGTGATCCTGCTGGTTATGATCATCCCGGCGTTCTACGGATACCGGAATGTGAATGTCTACTACGATATGAGCAAGGTCATGCCGCCGGAACTGGAGTCTGTCCAGGCCAATAAAAAGCTGGAAGAAACCTTTGATATGTCCACCACGCATCTGCTGCTTGTCGACGCGGATGTATCCCAGAAGGATGTCCGGGACATGACGAAAGAAATGCAGCAGGTGGACGGCGTGAAAAGCGTCGTCGGGATCGACAGCCTGTTGGGCGCCGGGATTCCGGAATCGATCCTGCCGGAGGATGTGCTGTCCGTGGTAAAAGGAGACCGGTACCAGCTGATGCTGGTGAACAGCGCTTACGTTATCTCTTCGGATGAAGTGAATGCGCAGATCGACAGCCTGAACGCAATCCTGAAGAAATATGACAAGGGCGGCATTCTGATCGGCGAAGCACCCTGCACGAAGGACCTGATTGCCTGTACGGACCGGGACTTCACGGTTGTCAGCCTGATCTCGATTATCGCGATCTTTGTGATCATCATGCTGGTGCAGCGGTCCGTCTCGCTGCCTGTACTGCTGGTGGCAGTGATCGAACTGGCCATTGCGGCCAATCTGTGCATCCCGTATTACCTGAAGCAGGAACTGCCCTTCGTGGGGCCAATCCTGATCTCCACCATCCAGCTGGGCGCCACGGTGGACTACGCCATCCTGATGACGACCCGCTACAAGCAGAACCGGCTTGCGGGCAAGGATAAAAAAGAAGCGGTTCAGGACGCTGTCGCTTCCGCCGCGCAGAGCGTGCTGGTCAGCGGCCTGGGCTTCTTTGCGGCCACCTACGGCGTGGGCCTCTATTCCAACGTGGCTATTATCTCCTCCATGTGCAGGCTGATTGCCCGCGGCGCGCTGCTGAGCGTGGCAGTTGTATTGCTGCTCCTGCCGGCGGTACTGCTGATCATGGATAAAGTCATTGTACACACGACAGCCGGAATGAAAAAAGCTACCTGCTGA
- a CDS encoding ABC transporter ATP-binding protein yields MSGNRLLEMQDINKYYPMGEELSHVLKDVCLSIDEGEYLSVLGPSGSGKSTLMNIIGCLDTASSGRYILHGREIEDLSEAELAAIRSREIGFVFQNSQLLPRLTALKNVEMPLIYAGVSPGERRKRARAMLERVGLSDRMGHYPNQLSGGQQQRVAIARALVGNPSLLLADEPTGALDQKTGRQVMALFRELNEEGRTIIMITHDINIAANARRTVHIIDGMLTEGGGADA; encoded by the coding sequence ATGAGCGGAAACCGCCTGCTTGAAATGCAGGATATCAACAAATACTACCCGATGGGCGAGGAGCTTTCCCATGTCCTGAAGGATGTCTGCCTGTCCATCGATGAAGGGGAATACCTGTCCGTGCTCGGCCCTTCCGGCAGCGGCAAGAGTACCCTGATGAACATCATCGGGTGCCTGGATACCGCTTCCTCCGGCCGATATATCTTGCACGGCCGGGAGATTGAAGACCTGTCCGAGGCGGAGCTGGCCGCGATCCGCTCCCGGGAAATCGGATTCGTATTCCAGAATTCCCAGCTGTTGCCCCGGCTGACCGCGCTGAAGAACGTGGAAATGCCCCTGATCTATGCGGGAGTCTCCCCCGGGGAACGGCGGAAGCGTGCCCGCGCCATGCTGGAACGCGTAGGGCTCAGCGACCGTATGGGACATTATCCCAATCAGCTTTCCGGCGGCCAGCAGCAGCGTGTGGCCATCGCCCGGGCGCTGGTCGGCAATCCCTCCCTGCTTCTGGCGGATGAACCCACCGGCGCGCTGGACCAGAAAACCGGCAGGCAGGTCATGGCGCTCTTCCGGGAACTGAATGAGGAAGGCCGCACCATCATTATGATCACGCATGATATCAATATTGCCGCCAACGCACGCCGCACCGTGCATATCATCGATGGGATGCTGACGGAAGGAGGCGGTGCGGATGCTTAA
- a CDS encoding TetR/AcrR family transcriptional regulator — protein sequence MEEQKKEDRRVRRTKKMLTQALTQLMQEKQIKEITVKELTDLADMNRGTFYLYYRDVYDMLEKLEDSMFEALDSIAALHETDAARQETKPILLDVFRFIEENQEIVRVLLSPYGDMKFLHRLYDVIREKCLTGFPYAAAVDKKNEADFDYRFSFVIYGAAGLIRAWVNRNCAEPAVQMAELADALIRRGSL from the coding sequence ATGGAAGAGCAAAAAAAAGAAGACCGGCGTGTGAGGCGCACCAAAAAGATGCTGACCCAGGCCCTGACTCAGCTCATGCAGGAAAAACAGATCAAGGAGATCACAGTCAAGGAGCTGACAGACCTTGCGGATATGAACCGGGGTACTTTCTACCTGTATTACAGGGATGTGTACGACATGCTGGAAAAGCTGGAGGACAGCATGTTTGAGGCCCTGGACAGCATTGCCGCCCTGCATGAAACTGACGCGGCCCGACAGGAAACCAAACCGATCCTGCTGGATGTATTCCGTTTTATCGAAGAAAACCAGGAGATTGTCCGGGTATTGCTCAGCCCCTACGGCGACATGAAATTCCTGCACCGCCTGTACGATGTGATCCGGGAAAAATGTCTCACCGGATTTCCATACGCCGCCGCGGTGGACAAAAAAAATGAAGCGGATTTTGATTACCGCTTCAGTTTTGTGATCTATGGTGCTGCCGGGCTGATCCGCGCCTGGGTGAACCGAAACTGCGCCGAACCCGCCGTTCAGATGGCCGAACTGGCCGACGCTCTGATCCGCCGCGGGAGCCTGTGA
- a CDS encoding peptidoglycan-binding protein codes for MMRIRKMLCAALAVCVLGSVLPSLAEGTAMKALQERLISLGYEIGTADGIVGKKTSAAIMLAQEALRENGHDVRPSGTPDPETVSLIMQEENADLLRTLRPGSWGSQVKQVQKQLAGLNLLQDSADGKYGANTEAAVKAFEDAMAKQVPEKITADGRLTPDEYDLLMGDLRAYGFEAPICFDDSHPEKLNGNYLYAKHACLINAVTGESLLEKDADTPAEPASTTKIMTLITALPLCDPDKVIVIPEEALDIPADSTRVPVYPGEKMTMKDLLYGMMIRSGNDAANSVAVLCSGSVDAFAEEMNKKAKELGMANSRFVNPHGYTAEGHSTSARDLVTAARYGLTQPLFREIVTCMYYTLPVTEQRKDPLISLKWEIFDPGSEYYIPHAAGGKSGYTSTAGFCYVGAYQEDGITLIAAVMGGRGRNMAWTDLRRLFAYGMAMEKAAE; via the coding sequence ATGATGCGGATCCGGAAAATGCTGTGCGCGGCACTGGCTGTGTGCGTGCTTGGTTCTGTTCTGCCGTCCCTGGCTGAAGGAACAGCCATGAAGGCCCTGCAGGAGCGGCTGATCTCCCTGGGATACGAGATCGGAACCGCGGACGGGATTGTCGGGAAGAAGACTTCTGCGGCGATAATGCTGGCCCAGGAGGCCTTGCGGGAAAACGGGCATGATGTCCGGCCTTCAGGCACCCCGGATCCGGAAACCGTTTCCCTGATCATGCAGGAGGAAAATGCAGACCTGCTGCGGACCCTGCGGCCGGGAAGCTGGGGCAGCCAAGTGAAACAGGTCCAGAAACAGCTGGCAGGCCTGAATCTCCTGCAGGATAGTGCGGACGGTAAATACGGTGCGAACACGGAGGCTGCAGTGAAAGCCTTTGAGGACGCAATGGCAAAGCAGGTTCCGGAGAAGATAACAGCCGACGGAAGATTGACGCCGGATGAATATGACCTGCTGATGGGAGACCTGCGTGCATATGGATTTGAGGCCCCGATCTGTTTTGATGACAGCCATCCGGAAAAGCTGAACGGTAATTATCTTTACGCGAAGCATGCCTGCCTCATCAATGCGGTGACCGGGGAATCCCTGCTGGAAAAGGATGCGGATACCCCGGCTGAACCGGCCAGCACAACAAAGATCATGACGCTGATCACGGCGCTTCCCCTGTGCGATCCGGACAAGGTAATCGTGATACCGGAAGAAGCGCTGGATATTCCGGCCGACAGCACCCGGGTGCCGGTATATCCCGGGGAAAAGATGACCATGAAGGATCTTCTTTACGGAATGATGATCCGTTCCGGGAATGACGCAGCAAATTCCGTCGCGGTGCTGTGTTCCGGAAGCGTGGATGCTTTTGCGGAAGAAATGAATAAAAAGGCAAAAGAACTGGGAATGGCAAACTCCCGTTTCGTGAATCCGCATGGCTATACGGCGGAAGGGCACTCCACCAGCGCCCGGGACCTGGTGACGGCAGCACGGTACGGCCTGACGCAGCCGCTGTTCAGGGAAATCGTGACCTGTATGTACTACACGCTGCCGGTAACGGAGCAGCGGAAAGACCCGCTGATCTCCCTGAAATGGGAAATCTTTGATCCCGGCTCCGAATACTATATTCCCCACGCAGCCGGTGGAAAGAGCGGTTATACTTCCACGGCGGGATTCTGCTACGTGGGGGCATACCAGGAAGACGGGATTACACTGATCGCAGCGGTAATGGGCGGAAGAGGAAGGAATATGGCCTGGACGGACCTGCGCCGGTTGTTTGCATATGGCATGGCCATGGAAAAAGCTGCTGAATAA
- a CDS encoding tyrosine-protein phosphatase: protein MKKLLSLVLVLILALSAVSVFAEETEADVTEIQKYGNLVLSLKGSELLEAGYTYGDITTVTINGNEYEMPVGSNYSDVDQGSMICRVVIKPDTNEDMIILAINMGDLATTSGIATKEKTEADPGYIWHLNEGVTEPIRISIAMKEPGGYYDQYIIHQLVRSENREDYPELSDEEFANFRAVTTTGVGTGKLYRSSSPVNPEISRNLIADQAASAAGVKTFINLADNEEVMRGYEGFDASYYSKQAIIPLNLGVDFMAEEFRAGLAEGLRFIAANEAPYLVHCTEGKDRAGFVSAVLECLMGASADEVIADYMVTFFNYYGVQPETEQYDIIANSNICKSLAAAFDIADIREADLQAEAEAYLLEIGLSADEIAQIRTNLGK from the coding sequence ATGAAAAAACTTCTTTCTCTGGTACTTGTGCTGATACTGGCACTGTCTGCTGTTTCCGTATTTGCGGAAGAAACGGAAGCGGACGTTACCGAAATCCAGAAATACGGCAACCTTGTTCTTTCCCTGAAGGGTTCCGAGCTGCTGGAGGCCGGTTATACTTACGGCGATATTACGACAGTCACGATCAACGGAAACGAATATGAAATGCCGGTCGGTTCCAACTATTCCGATGTGGACCAGGGCAGTATGATCTGCCGCGTGGTCATCAAGCCGGATACCAATGAGGACATGATTATCCTGGCAATCAACATGGGCGATCTGGCTACCACTTCCGGAATTGCCACAAAGGAAAAGACGGAAGCGGATCCCGGATACATCTGGCATCTGAATGAGGGCGTTACGGAACCGATCCGCATTTCCATCGCCATGAAGGAACCAGGCGGATATTACGACCAGTACATCATTCACCAGCTGGTGCGCAGTGAAAACCGGGAGGACTATCCGGAACTGAGCGATGAGGAGTTTGCGAATTTCCGGGCCGTTACCACCACCGGTGTCGGCACCGGAAAACTCTATCGGTCTTCCTCACCGGTGAATCCCGAGATCAGCCGGAACCTGATTGCTGATCAGGCAGCGTCCGCTGCCGGGGTGAAGACCTTCATTAACCTGGCGGACAACGAGGAAGTTATGCGCGGTTATGAAGGCTTTGACGCATCCTATTACAGCAAACAGGCAATTATCCCGCTGAACCTGGGCGTGGACTTCATGGCGGAAGAATTCCGGGCCGGCCTGGCGGAAGGGCTCCGTTTCATCGCCGCCAACGAAGCGCCGTATCTGGTTCACTGCACCGAAGGCAAGGACCGGGCAGGGTTTGTAAGCGCTGTGCTGGAATGCCTGATGGGCGCCTCCGCTGACGAAGTGATTGCTGATTACATGGTCACTTTCTTCAACTACTACGGCGTACAGCCGGAAACCGAACAGTACGACATCATTGCCAACAGCAATATCTGCAAATCCCTGGCCGCCGCATTCGATATCGCGGACATTCGGGAAGCTGACCTGCAGGCGGAGGCGGAAGCTTACCTGCTGGAGATCGGTCTCTCTGCGGATGAGATTGCGCAGATCCGCACGAATCTCGGGAAATAA
- a CDS encoding ABC transporter permease translates to MLKRLRKTLVMLGECFRMSLSNILGNRVRSFLTVLGILIGVTAVIALITTVTGFSGTLSSSFQSMGAGTLSVSVTGSDLKSGMSAEDLQEIASLEMVEGVTPNVSLRTRIARGGSYKTSVSVSGKNFYYFYRNADALKRGRPIHPTDEESMTFVCLISQDIVDELFFGVDPVGENMFIDGVPFTVVGLLSDSTSGSIASLMSGSADIIIPYTTALKLNNANVVTSFTVNLTEGSDSEKASSAITEVMDAMFSYEEDTFTVTTMSSIEDTMNTMLSMVSTLLAGIASIALIVGGIGIMNMMLTTVTERTMEIGLKKALGALPWQIQIQFLIESFLLSMIGGILGVFLGLSLSYALCRVIGMTFFISTDAIVLGVTFSAAVGIIFGWAPARKASRLNPIDALRAI, encoded by the coding sequence ATGCTTAAGCGCCTCAGAAAAACGCTGGTCATGCTGGGCGAATGTTTCCGGATGTCCCTCAGCAATATCCTGGGCAACCGGGTCCGCTCCTTCCTGACCGTCCTCGGCATCCTGATCGGCGTTACCGCCGTCATCGCCCTGATCACCACTGTTACTGGTTTCTCCGGAACCCTGTCTTCTTCATTCCAGAGCATGGGTGCCGGCACGCTGAGCGTCAGCGTCACCGGCAGTGACCTGAAGTCCGGTATGTCTGCCGAAGACCTGCAGGAGATCGCTTCCCTGGAGATGGTGGAAGGGGTCACGCCGAATGTTTCCCTGCGTACCCGGATTGCCCGGGGAGGAAGCTACAAAACCAGCGTATCGGTTTCCGGCAAGAACTTCTACTATTTCTACCGGAATGCAGATGCCCTGAAGCGCGGCCGCCCCATCCACCCCACGGATGAGGAAAGCATGACCTTTGTCTGCCTCATCAGCCAGGATATCGTGGATGAGCTGTTCTTTGGTGTGGACCCTGTCGGGGAAAATATGTTCATTGACGGCGTTCCGTTCACTGTTGTCGGCCTGCTTTCCGACAGCACCAGCGGCAGTATCGCCTCCCTGATGAGCGGCAGCGCGGACATCATCATTCCCTACACCACCGCCCTGAAGCTGAACAACGCCAACGTGGTCACGTCCTTCACCGTCAACCTCACGGAAGGTTCAGACTCGGAAAAGGCTTCCTCCGCCATTACGGAGGTTATGGATGCGATGTTCAGCTATGAGGAGGATACCTTCACCGTCACCACCATGAGCAGTATCGAGGATACGATGAACACCATGCTCTCCATGGTCAGCACGCTGTTGGCCGGTATTGCGTCCATTGCCCTGATCGTCGGCGGTATCGGCATCATGAACATGATGCTGACCACCGTCACGGAACGCACTATGGAAATCGGCCTGAAGAAAGCGCTTGGCGCGCTCCCCTGGCAGATTCAGATCCAGTTCCTGATCGAATCATTCCTGCTGTCCATGATCGGCGGCATCCTGGGGGTATTTCTCGGTCTTTCGCTGTCGTACGCGCTCTGCAGGGTCATCGGAATGACCTTCTTTATCTCCACCGATGCCATCGTCCTGGGCGTCACCTTCTCAGCGGCAGTGGGCATCATCTTTGGCTGGGCGCCTGCCCGTAAGGCCAGCAGACTGAACCCGATTGATGCACTCAGGGCGATATGA
- a CDS encoding efflux RND transporter periplasmic adaptor subunit, protein MEEKNTEQVQLSPVPGKKKRGKKRKTIRRIILALILVVILGGAAWLGIMSLRQEYTVTYDEYNATTGTISNALSFSGSLQARSNVTYTASSPATVRAVYVTREQDVKAGDALMRLSSGQTVEAEFDGRINQLYVAEGDKVSSGANLVQVVDFEHLQVSVRVDEYDISSVRAGDQCRVSTVATENTFTTTIDSINYVSSSTGSVAYYTATAYVDVAEGIYPGMQVTVTIPKEEAADVVILREAALSFDLNNQAFVYTVNESGELETTYVKTGVSNGNYVEIRDGLKSGDTVYVAVETTTDSFSSLLSGLFGSQQFNRQQNRTRNTNNSERWNNSNPGSGNPGSGGGFTPPSGGSNGSGGGGR, encoded by the coding sequence ATGGAAGAAAAGAACACTGAACAGGTACAGCTGTCCCCGGTACCCGGAAAGAAAAAGCGCGGGAAAAAGCGGAAAACAATCCGCCGGATCATTCTTGCGCTCATACTGGTCGTAATCCTTGGCGGAGCTGCCTGGCTGGGTATTATGTCCCTCCGGCAGGAGTATACCGTCACCTATGATGAATACAACGCGACAACCGGCACCATCTCCAATGCCCTGTCCTTCAGCGGATCCCTGCAGGCGCGCAGCAATGTAACGTACACAGCGTCTTCTCCCGCCACAGTCCGGGCGGTATATGTCACCCGGGAGCAGGACGTAAAGGCCGGGGATGCCCTGATGCGCCTCAGCAGCGGGCAGACCGTGGAGGCGGAGTTCGACGGCCGGATCAACCAGCTGTATGTTGCGGAAGGCGATAAGGTCTCCTCCGGCGCCAATCTGGTCCAGGTGGTGGATTTTGAGCACCTGCAGGTTTCCGTCCGGGTGGATGAGTATGACATTTCCTCCGTTCGCGCCGGCGATCAGTGCCGGGTGTCCACGGTTGCGACAGAGAATACATTCACCACCACCATTGATTCAATCAACTACGTTTCCTCTTCGACCGGCTCTGTCGCCTACTACACAGCCACCGCCTATGTGGATGTGGCGGAAGGCATATACCCGGGCATGCAGGTAACGGTAACAATCCCGAAAGAGGAAGCCGCCGATGTGGTCATCCTGCGGGAAGCTGCCCTCAGCTTTGACCTGAACAACCAGGCCTTTGTCTACACGGTGAATGAGAGCGGCGAGCTGGAAACCACCTATGTAAAGACCGGCGTCAGCAACGGCAATTACGTGGAAATCAGGGACGGCCTGAAGAGCGGCGACACTGTTTACGTCGCTGTAGAAACCACTACGGACAGCTTCAGCAGCCTGCTGTCCGGTCTGTTCGGCAGCCAGCAGTTCAACCGCCAGCAGAACCGGACCCGGAATACCAATAACAGCGAGCGCTGGAATAACAGCAATCCGGGCAGCGGAAATCCCGGAAGCGGCGGCGGTTTCACCCCGCCGTCCGGAGGAAGCAACGGATCGGGCGGTGGCGGACGATGA
- a CDS encoding SOS response-associated peptidase, with amino-acid sequence MTRRENRMCCRYFVELSPELRPIVEEMNRSPLVRRFQETTAVLSSGEMRPTNVVPVIASSKAGKRAVFPMKWGFTVPGRPLQINARTETAGEKPMFREAWNAHRCIVPASWYYEWEHRTRNDGKKETGDKFLIQPKDTPVVWMGGLYRIEEGLPVFVILTREAAEPIHFIHDRMPLILPEDRIDEWIRPDSPADRLAELARTDMVFERAG; translated from the coding sequence ATGACACGGAGGGAAAACAGGATGTGCTGCCGGTATTTTGTGGAGCTGTCGCCGGAGCTGCGGCCGATCGTGGAAGAGATGAACCGGTCGCCGCTGGTGCGCCGTTTCCAGGAAACCACCGCAGTGCTGTCCTCCGGGGAGATGCGGCCGACCAATGTGGTGCCGGTGATTGCCAGCAGCAAGGCCGGAAAGCGGGCGGTATTCCCGATGAAATGGGGATTTACAGTGCCGGGAAGGCCGCTGCAGATCAACGCCCGTACGGAAACGGCCGGCGAGAAGCCAATGTTCCGGGAGGCATGGAACGCGCACCGCTGCATTGTGCCGGCCAGCTGGTACTATGAATGGGAGCACCGGACAAGGAATGACGGAAAGAAGGAAACCGGCGACAAATTCCTGATCCAGCCGAAGGATACGCCGGTGGTCTGGATGGGCGGCCTGTACCGGATTGAGGAAGGGCTGCCGGTGTTTGTAATCCTGACCCGGGAGGCGGCAGAACCGATCCACTTTATCCATGACCGGATGCCGCTGATCCTTCCGGAGGACCGGATCGATGAATGGATCCGGCCGGACAGCCCGGCAGACCGGCTGGCGGAACTGGCCCGGACGGATATGGTTTTTGAGCGGGCAGGCTAA
- a CDS encoding HlyD family efflux transporter periplasmic adaptor subunit, translating to MKKLFSVLLLVVLSLSVASTAMARTVTADGTVVSTGTVIVSSDVGGTVAEVFVSAGDAVTAGDVLVTLAPSRVYALQDGTVRLFGSVGDDAADVASQYGAVAYVEPALRYTISASTRNAYSSEENKIIHPGETVYLRATENTQLTGTGRVTTVSGTSYTVEVLTGNLESGYSVNIFRSEDYAATSRIGRASVSLKDPVAYTAEGLITAFCVKDGAQVKKGDALFETVSASWPVDTSTLTQVIAPVNGVVSSISLNKGSTLSAGSAVAEIWPDENLRIEASVPESDLALFTVGKEVSVELNYLSNGEYTFSGTVEKVSCIGTASASAESEEAVFSVWIRPNSTEHLSYGLHAIVTVSDAQAKTETPAPEE from the coding sequence ATGAAGAAATTGTTTTCCGTCCTTCTGCTTGTAGTTCTTTCCCTGTCCGTTGCCTCCACTGCCATGGCCCGTACCGTCACTGCGGATGGCACCGTTGTCAGCACGGGGACGGTTATTGTCAGCTCTGATGTCGGCGGTACCGTCGCAGAAGTATTTGTTTCCGCAGGCGATGCGGTCACTGCTGGCGATGTACTCGTCACGCTGGCCCCGTCCAGGGTATATGCCCTGCAGGACGGGACCGTCCGCCTCTTCGGCAGCGTCGGGGATGACGCGGCTGATGTTGCTTCGCAGTACGGCGCGGTTGCTTATGTGGAGCCCGCCCTGCGGTACACCATTTCCGCATCAACCCGCAATGCCTACTCCTCGGAGGAAAACAAGATCATCCATCCCGGTGAAACGGTTTATCTCCGGGCCACGGAGAATACCCAGCTCACCGGCACCGGCCGGGTTACCACGGTATCCGGCACTAGCTACACTGTGGAAGTGCTCACCGGCAATCTGGAGAGCGGCTACAGTGTCAACATTTTCCGCTCAGAAGACTATGCTGCCACATCCCGGATCGGCCGCGCATCTGTTTCCCTGAAGGATCCTGTGGCTTACACTGCCGAAGGCCTGATCACTGCTTTCTGTGTAAAGGACGGTGCCCAGGTAAAGAAAGGCGATGCACTTTTTGAAACCGTCAGCGCTTCCTGGCCGGTAGATACTTCCACCCTCACGCAGGTCATTGCACCTGTGAATGGCGTGGTTTCTTCCATCTCCCTGAACAAAGGCAGCACATTGTCCGCCGGTTCAGCCGTTGCTGAAATCTGGCCGGATGAAAATCTCCGCATTGAGGCATCCGTACCGGAATCCGACCTGGCGCTTTTCACCGTCGGCAAGGAGGTTTCCGTTGAGCTGAATTACCTCAGTAACGGAGAGTACACATTCTCCGGCACAGTCGAAAAAGTATCATGTATTGGCACTGCTTCAGCGTCTGCCGAATCGGAAGAAGCGGTGTTCAGCGTATGGATCAGGCCGAACAGCACCGAGCACCTTTCCTACGGCCTGCATGCAATCGTCACTGTGTCGGATGCGCAGGCAAAAACCGAAACTCCGGCGCCTGAAGAATAA
- a CDS encoding prolyl oligopeptidase family serine peptidase, with protein MAFLQIQFFSAVLNVASMVNVILPEANQGIGMGASAAKELPQVLYLLHGYSDDHSIWMRRTSVERYAADHNLAVIMPAVNHSFYCNELHGERYWDYVSEELPKTMHRFLRLSDKPEDTYVAGLSMGGYGAMRLALTYPERFAAAASFSGAVDIMGHLKNLPKERRLMWENVFGDPEKVAGTEVDNMYMMKKNAKAPKKPKLYISCGTKDFLYQTHLTVVPELEKNGWDVTAYEKPDAVHEWGFWDEQIKVFIDFIYKNREE; from the coding sequence GTGGCATTTTTACAGATCCAGTTTTTCTCGGCCGTGCTGAATGTGGCCTCCATGGTGAACGTGATCCTGCCGGAGGCCAACCAGGGCATCGGCATGGGCGCGTCCGCCGCGAAGGAGCTGCCCCAGGTGCTGTACCTGCTGCACGGATACAGCGATGACCATTCCATCTGGATGCGGCGCACTTCCGTGGAGCGGTATGCCGCGGACCATAACCTGGCGGTGATCATGCCGGCGGTGAACCACAGCTTCTACTGCAACGAGCTGCATGGGGAACGCTACTGGGATTATGTGAGCGAGGAACTGCCGAAGACGATGCACCGGTTCCTGCGGCTGAGCGACAAGCCGGAGGATACGTATGTGGCCGGTCTGAGCATGGGTGGATACGGTGCGATGCGCCTGGCGCTGACCTACCCGGAACGCTTTGCCGCGGCTGCCAGCTTCAGCGGTGCGGTGGACATCATGGGCCACCTGAAGAACCTGCCGAAGGAACGCCGGCTGATGTGGGAGAACGTGTTCGGCGATCCGGAGAAGGTGGCGGGCACCGAAGTGGACAACATGTACATGATGAAGAAAAACGCGAAGGCACCGAAAAAGCCGAAGCTGTATATCAGTTGCGGCACGAAGGACTTCCTGTATCAAACCCACCTGACGGTGGTTCCGGAACTGGAGAAGAACGGATGGGATGTTACTGCCTATGAGAAGCCGGATGCCGTTCATGAATGGGGCTTCTGGGATGAACAGATCAAGGTGTTCATTGACTTCATCTATAAAAACCGGGAAGAATAA